A window of Nicotiana tabacum cultivar K326 chromosome 24, ASM71507v2, whole genome shotgun sequence contains these coding sequences:
- the LOC107802353 gene encoding replication protein A 14 kDa subunit B-like, with protein sequence MDTSNPAVFVNAELLRSYVGRKVRAVIQVMRSDGGTVIGRSTDEQQIAVKGNPPGPLTTFVEVIGIADSNQSIRAEIWSNFGDTLDTHSYNHVCLLANGDYKHLFI encoded by the exons ATGGATACATCAAATCCTGCCGTCTTTGTCAATGCTGAGCTCCTCCGCTCGTATGTGGGAAGGAAGGTTCGAGCTGTGATTCAGGTTATGCGCTCTGATGGTGGTACAGTGATTGGGAGATCTACAGATGAGCAGCAGATAGCTGTGAAAGGCAATCCCCCTGGTCCTCTTACGACATTTGTTGAGGTCATAGGTATCGCTGACAGTAACCAATCTATCCGTGCTGAAATATGGTCCAATTTTGGGGACACTCTAG ATACACATAGCTATAACCATGTTTGCTTGCTGGCAAATGGTGATTATAAACACTTGTTCATATGA